Proteins encoded in a region of the Neodiprion lecontei isolate iyNeoLeco1 chromosome 5, iyNeoLeco1.1, whole genome shotgun sequence genome:
- the LOC107217293 gene encoding FYVE, RhoGEF and PH domain-containing protein 1 isoform X2 yields the protein MQRGQLRDITSWMARLLPEPSEGTTECQSTTSEDANSQDSDSMGGSEDHQDNPTRSSFHRIPSYGGFPRFQHFVMSASSPAVCAEVGSVVEQSSESSFVKMSHSVLEYRSSRYVVAERTSHQYELDTYAISESDSEEEAEELSAESSKVESSTRVDVETELSSELKIKAERDGLDEKQKKCHHIANELLTTERNYVNILHLIDQVFQFKVDQENRAHPMFPPETVQHMFSNIKSIYKFHNEFLLPQLEGRMQLWDDDPRIGDIMKNFAPFLKMYTEYVKNFDYAMNLINTLQQKIPRFAAIVNDIQKRDECAKLSLAHHMLSPIQRLPRYELLLKDYLKNLTEDSPDYEDTKRALELVSTAANHTNEAMKKIDKFKKLLEIQESIYDAIDLVSATRELVKEGRIVKISARSGDHQERYLFLLSDVLLLCSMRLIPGPLYRLRAKFMVENLEVIEGDNLETANTFYVRDEKKSVELYTHTAEDKAAWLEALFKTMQEILRRKASLKTGETKSTLVTADDVTRCMVCEAIFSVMKRKHNCRACGIVVCSKCSNQKLLFEDNKNMRVCRLCHTALTQPLKKSPSSPAGPAQSLLQVSASATSVLSGYLLLKTQASKPWTKRWFALHADFVLYSFKSDTDSLAMTATPMPGFAVTEGSKLPEEDLLSFRDREKAFKIHHSKKSYYFQAFTHQDHEKWINALQLATRAELPSPEEEVQEDEET from the exons ATGCAGCGAGGGCAGCTGAGAGACATCACGTCCTGGATGGCCCGTCTACTTCCGGAGCCATCCGAAGGAACGACTG AGTGTCAAAGCACGACGAGCGAGGATGCCAACTCGCAGGATTCAGACTCGATGGGCGGTTCGGAGGATCATCAGGACAACCCAACCCGCTCGTCATTTCACAGGATTCCAAGCTACGGTGGATTCCCGAGGTTTCAGCACTTCGTTATGTCAGCTTCAAGTCCAGCCGTATGCGCGGAAGTCGGCAGTGTGGTTGAACAATCTTCGGAGTCGTCCTTCGTCAAAATGTCTCACAGTGTCCTGGAGTACCGTAGTAGCAG ATACGTCGTGGCGGAAAGGACTTCGCATCAGTACGAGCTCGATACTTACGCGATCAGCGAATCTGATAGTGAAGAGGAGGCGGAGGAGCTGAGTGCTGAATCTTCAAAAGTCGAGTCGTCGACGAGGGTGGACGTTGAAACGGAACTGAGCTCGGAGCTAAAGATAAAAGCGGAAAGGGATGGGTTGgatgaaaagcaaaaaaaatgtcatcacATAGCAAACGAATTGCTGACCACTGAACGAAATTACGTGAACATATTGCACCTGATAGATCAAGTCTTTCAGTTCAAAGTAGACCAGGAAAATCGCGCTCATCCAATGTTTCCGCCAGAAACTGTGCAGCACATGTTTTCCAACATAAAATCGATATACAAGTTTCATAACGAGTTTCTTTTGCCACAGCTTGAAGGCCGTATGCAATTGTGGGACGATGATCCTAGAATAGGGGATATCATGAAGAATTTTGCACCATTTCTAAAAATGTACACCGAGTACGTGAAAAACTTCGATTACGCGATGAACCTGATAAATACACTACAACAAAAGATTCCAAGATTTGCGGCGATTGTTAATGACATACAAAAACGGGACGAATGCGCCAAGCTTTCGTTGGCCCATCATATGCTGAGTCCGATTCAACGACTGCCTCGCTATGAATTACTTCTCAAGGATTACTTGAAAAACCTTACCGAAGATAGTCCCGACTACGAGGATACAAAAA GAGCCTTGGAGCTAGTTTCGACAGCCGCCAATCATACAAACgaagcaatgaaaaaaatcgacaagtttaaaaaactaCTCGAGATACAGGAGAGCATTTACGACGCTATCGATCTTGTCAGTGCAACGCGAGAGCTTGTGAAGGAGGgaagaatcgtgaaaatatcgGCTAGAAGTGGCGATCATCAGGAGAGATACTTGTTTCTG CTCAGCGACGTCTTGTTACTGTGTTCTATGAGACTGATACCTGGCCCACTGTATCGATTGCGAGCTAAATTCATGGTCGAGAACCTCGAAGTTATTGAAGGAGATAACTTAGAAACGGCAAATACGTTTTACGTAAGGGACGAGAAGAAAAGTGTCGAATTATACACTCACACAGCGGAGGATAAGGCAGCTTGGCTGGAGGCCCTGTTTAAAACAATGCAAGAGATCCTGAGGCGAAAGGCTAGTCTCAAAACCGGCGAGACTAAATCAACTCTAGTCACCGCCGACGATGTGACGAGGTGCATGGTCTGCGAGGCAATTTTTTCCGTCATGAAAAGGAAGCACAACTGCAGAGCTTGTGGAATA GTGGTTTGTAGCAAGTGTTCAAATCAGAAGCTGTTGTTTGAGGACAACAAAAATATGAGAGTATGTCGTTTGTGTCACACGGCTTTGACGCAGCCGCTGAAAAAATCGCCCTCGTCACCGGCAGGACCAGCACAAAGTTTGCTCCAAGTATCAGCGAGTGCTACGTCAGTATTATCCGGTTATTTGTTGCTCAAAACGCAGGCCAGCAAGCCGTGGACCAAACGGTGGTTCGCACTGCATGCCGACTTCGTCCTGTACTCTTTTAAGTCTGACACGGACAGTTTGGCCATGACGGCTACGCCGATGCCCGGTTTTGCTGTCACCGAAGGCTCAAAACTTCCGGAAGAAGATCTGCTCAGTTTCAGGGACCGGGAGAAGgcttttaaaattcatcactCGAAGAAAAGTTACTACTTCCAGGCATTTACCCACCAGGACCACGAGAA GTGGATAAACGCATTGCAATTGGCCACAAGAGCGGAGCTCCCTTCTCCAGAGGAGGAAGTacaagaagacgaagaaacaTGA
- the LOC107217293 gene encoding FYVE, RhoGEF and PH domain-containing protein 1 isoform X1 — MQRGQLRDITSWMARLLPEPSEGTTGTIKMFSSKITSSTSTFYTDLLVTDEEERSVQHSNSRDNRNSRLLECQSTTSEDANSQDSDSMGGSEDHQDNPTRSSFHRIPSYGGFPRFQHFVMSASSPAVCAEVGSVVEQSSESSFVKMSHSVLEYRSSRYVVAERTSHQYELDTYAISESDSEEEAEELSAESSKVESSTRVDVETELSSELKIKAERDGLDEKQKKCHHIANELLTTERNYVNILHLIDQVFQFKVDQENRAHPMFPPETVQHMFSNIKSIYKFHNEFLLPQLEGRMQLWDDDPRIGDIMKNFAPFLKMYTEYVKNFDYAMNLINTLQQKIPRFAAIVNDIQKRDECAKLSLAHHMLSPIQRLPRYELLLKDYLKNLTEDSPDYEDTKRALELVSTAANHTNEAMKKIDKFKKLLEIQESIYDAIDLVSATRELVKEGRIVKISARSGDHQERYLFLLSDVLLLCSMRLIPGPLYRLRAKFMVENLEVIEGDNLETANTFYVRDEKKSVELYTHTAEDKAAWLEALFKTMQEILRRKASLKTGETKSTLVTADDVTRCMVCEAIFSVMKRKHNCRACGIVVCSKCSNQKLLFEDNKNMRVCRLCHTALTQPLKKSPSSPAGPAQSLLQVSASATSVLSGYLLLKTQASKPWTKRWFALHADFVLYSFKSDTDSLAMTATPMPGFAVTEGSKLPEEDLLSFRDREKAFKIHHSKKSYYFQAFTHQDHEKWINALQLATRAELPSPEEEVQEDEET, encoded by the exons ATGCAGCGAGGGCAGCTGAGAGACATCACGTCCTGGATGGCCCGTCTACTTCCGGAGCCATCCGAAGGAACGACTGGTACAATAAAAATGTTCAGTTCAAAGATAACGTCGTCCACAAGTACCTTTTACACGGACTTGTTGGTGACGGACGAAGAGGAGAGATCCGTACAGCATTCAAATTCCCGGGATAATAGAAACTCACGATTATTAGAGTGTCAAAGCACGACGAGCGAGGATGCCAACTCGCAGGATTCAGACTCGATGGGCGGTTCGGAGGATCATCAGGACAACCCAACCCGCTCGTCATTTCACAGGATTCCAAGCTACGGTGGATTCCCGAGGTTTCAGCACTTCGTTATGTCAGCTTCAAGTCCAGCCGTATGCGCGGAAGTCGGCAGTGTGGTTGAACAATCTTCGGAGTCGTCCTTCGTCAAAATGTCTCACAGTGTCCTGGAGTACCGTAGTAGCAG ATACGTCGTGGCGGAAAGGACTTCGCATCAGTACGAGCTCGATACTTACGCGATCAGCGAATCTGATAGTGAAGAGGAGGCGGAGGAGCTGAGTGCTGAATCTTCAAAAGTCGAGTCGTCGACGAGGGTGGACGTTGAAACGGAACTGAGCTCGGAGCTAAAGATAAAAGCGGAAAGGGATGGGTTGgatgaaaagcaaaaaaaatgtcatcacATAGCAAACGAATTGCTGACCACTGAACGAAATTACGTGAACATATTGCACCTGATAGATCAAGTCTTTCAGTTCAAAGTAGACCAGGAAAATCGCGCTCATCCAATGTTTCCGCCAGAAACTGTGCAGCACATGTTTTCCAACATAAAATCGATATACAAGTTTCATAACGAGTTTCTTTTGCCACAGCTTGAAGGCCGTATGCAATTGTGGGACGATGATCCTAGAATAGGGGATATCATGAAGAATTTTGCACCATTTCTAAAAATGTACACCGAGTACGTGAAAAACTTCGATTACGCGATGAACCTGATAAATACACTACAACAAAAGATTCCAAGATTTGCGGCGATTGTTAATGACATACAAAAACGGGACGAATGCGCCAAGCTTTCGTTGGCCCATCATATGCTGAGTCCGATTCAACGACTGCCTCGCTATGAATTACTTCTCAAGGATTACTTGAAAAACCTTACCGAAGATAGTCCCGACTACGAGGATACAAAAA GAGCCTTGGAGCTAGTTTCGACAGCCGCCAATCATACAAACgaagcaatgaaaaaaatcgacaagtttaaaaaactaCTCGAGATACAGGAGAGCATTTACGACGCTATCGATCTTGTCAGTGCAACGCGAGAGCTTGTGAAGGAGGgaagaatcgtgaaaatatcgGCTAGAAGTGGCGATCATCAGGAGAGATACTTGTTTCTG CTCAGCGACGTCTTGTTACTGTGTTCTATGAGACTGATACCTGGCCCACTGTATCGATTGCGAGCTAAATTCATGGTCGAGAACCTCGAAGTTATTGAAGGAGATAACTTAGAAACGGCAAATACGTTTTACGTAAGGGACGAGAAGAAAAGTGTCGAATTATACACTCACACAGCGGAGGATAAGGCAGCTTGGCTGGAGGCCCTGTTTAAAACAATGCAAGAGATCCTGAGGCGAAAGGCTAGTCTCAAAACCGGCGAGACTAAATCAACTCTAGTCACCGCCGACGATGTGACGAGGTGCATGGTCTGCGAGGCAATTTTTTCCGTCATGAAAAGGAAGCACAACTGCAGAGCTTGTGGAATA GTGGTTTGTAGCAAGTGTTCAAATCAGAAGCTGTTGTTTGAGGACAACAAAAATATGAGAGTATGTCGTTTGTGTCACACGGCTTTGACGCAGCCGCTGAAAAAATCGCCCTCGTCACCGGCAGGACCAGCACAAAGTTTGCTCCAAGTATCAGCGAGTGCTACGTCAGTATTATCCGGTTATTTGTTGCTCAAAACGCAGGCCAGCAAGCCGTGGACCAAACGGTGGTTCGCACTGCATGCCGACTTCGTCCTGTACTCTTTTAAGTCTGACACGGACAGTTTGGCCATGACGGCTACGCCGATGCCCGGTTTTGCTGTCACCGAAGGCTCAAAACTTCCGGAAGAAGATCTGCTCAGTTTCAGGGACCGGGAGAAGgcttttaaaattcatcactCGAAGAAAAGTTACTACTTCCAGGCATTTACCCACCAGGACCACGAGAA GTGGATAAACGCATTGCAATTGGCCACAAGAGCGGAGCTCCCTTCTCCAGAGGAGGAAGTacaagaagacgaagaaacaTGA
- the LOC107217293 gene encoding FYVE, RhoGEF and PH domain-containing protein 1 isoform X3: protein MLSTDWWRWTLGAPPHYHKQTRTSVFYYGLETASTNRYVVAERTSHQYELDTYAISESDSEEEAEELSAESSKVESSTRVDVETELSSELKIKAERDGLDEKQKKCHHIANELLTTERNYVNILHLIDQVFQFKVDQENRAHPMFPPETVQHMFSNIKSIYKFHNEFLLPQLEGRMQLWDDDPRIGDIMKNFAPFLKMYTEYVKNFDYAMNLINTLQQKIPRFAAIVNDIQKRDECAKLSLAHHMLSPIQRLPRYELLLKDYLKNLTEDSPDYEDTKRALELVSTAANHTNEAMKKIDKFKKLLEIQESIYDAIDLVSATRELVKEGRIVKISARSGDHQERYLFLLSDVLLLCSMRLIPGPLYRLRAKFMVENLEVIEGDNLETANTFYVRDEKKSVELYTHTAEDKAAWLEALFKTMQEILRRKASLKTGETKSTLVTADDVTRCMVCEAIFSVMKRKHNCRACGIVVCSKCSNQKLLFEDNKNMRVCRLCHTALTQPLKKSPSSPAGPAQSLLQVSASATSVLSGYLLLKTQASKPWTKRWFALHADFVLYSFKSDTDSLAMTATPMPGFAVTEGSKLPEEDLLSFRDREKAFKIHHSKKSYYFQAFTHQDHEKWINALQLATRAELPSPEEEVQEDEET from the exons ATGCTATCAACTGACTGGTGGCGGTGGACTCTCGGTGCTCCACCGCACTACCATAAACAGACAAGAACCAGTGTCTTTTACTATGGCTTGGAGACAGCCAGTACGAACAG ATACGTCGTGGCGGAAAGGACTTCGCATCAGTACGAGCTCGATACTTACGCGATCAGCGAATCTGATAGTGAAGAGGAGGCGGAGGAGCTGAGTGCTGAATCTTCAAAAGTCGAGTCGTCGACGAGGGTGGACGTTGAAACGGAACTGAGCTCGGAGCTAAAGATAAAAGCGGAAAGGGATGGGTTGgatgaaaagcaaaaaaaatgtcatcacATAGCAAACGAATTGCTGACCACTGAACGAAATTACGTGAACATATTGCACCTGATAGATCAAGTCTTTCAGTTCAAAGTAGACCAGGAAAATCGCGCTCATCCAATGTTTCCGCCAGAAACTGTGCAGCACATGTTTTCCAACATAAAATCGATATACAAGTTTCATAACGAGTTTCTTTTGCCACAGCTTGAAGGCCGTATGCAATTGTGGGACGATGATCCTAGAATAGGGGATATCATGAAGAATTTTGCACCATTTCTAAAAATGTACACCGAGTACGTGAAAAACTTCGATTACGCGATGAACCTGATAAATACACTACAACAAAAGATTCCAAGATTTGCGGCGATTGTTAATGACATACAAAAACGGGACGAATGCGCCAAGCTTTCGTTGGCCCATCATATGCTGAGTCCGATTCAACGACTGCCTCGCTATGAATTACTTCTCAAGGATTACTTGAAAAACCTTACCGAAGATAGTCCCGACTACGAGGATACAAAAA GAGCCTTGGAGCTAGTTTCGACAGCCGCCAATCATACAAACgaagcaatgaaaaaaatcgacaagtttaaaaaactaCTCGAGATACAGGAGAGCATTTACGACGCTATCGATCTTGTCAGTGCAACGCGAGAGCTTGTGAAGGAGGgaagaatcgtgaaaatatcgGCTAGAAGTGGCGATCATCAGGAGAGATACTTGTTTCTG CTCAGCGACGTCTTGTTACTGTGTTCTATGAGACTGATACCTGGCCCACTGTATCGATTGCGAGCTAAATTCATGGTCGAGAACCTCGAAGTTATTGAAGGAGATAACTTAGAAACGGCAAATACGTTTTACGTAAGGGACGAGAAGAAAAGTGTCGAATTATACACTCACACAGCGGAGGATAAGGCAGCTTGGCTGGAGGCCCTGTTTAAAACAATGCAAGAGATCCTGAGGCGAAAGGCTAGTCTCAAAACCGGCGAGACTAAATCAACTCTAGTCACCGCCGACGATGTGACGAGGTGCATGGTCTGCGAGGCAATTTTTTCCGTCATGAAAAGGAAGCACAACTGCAGAGCTTGTGGAATA GTGGTTTGTAGCAAGTGTTCAAATCAGAAGCTGTTGTTTGAGGACAACAAAAATATGAGAGTATGTCGTTTGTGTCACACGGCTTTGACGCAGCCGCTGAAAAAATCGCCCTCGTCACCGGCAGGACCAGCACAAAGTTTGCTCCAAGTATCAGCGAGTGCTACGTCAGTATTATCCGGTTATTTGTTGCTCAAAACGCAGGCCAGCAAGCCGTGGACCAAACGGTGGTTCGCACTGCATGCCGACTTCGTCCTGTACTCTTTTAAGTCTGACACGGACAGTTTGGCCATGACGGCTACGCCGATGCCCGGTTTTGCTGTCACCGAAGGCTCAAAACTTCCGGAAGAAGATCTGCTCAGTTTCAGGGACCGGGAGAAGgcttttaaaattcatcactCGAAGAAAAGTTACTACTTCCAGGCATTTACCCACCAGGACCACGAGAA GTGGATAAACGCATTGCAATTGGCCACAAGAGCGGAGCTCCCTTCTCCAGAGGAGGAAGTacaagaagacgaagaaacaTGA